A portion of the Carya illinoinensis cultivar Pawnee chromosome 11, C.illinoinensisPawnee_v1, whole genome shotgun sequence genome contains these proteins:
- the LOC122282658 gene encoding E3 ubiquitin-protein ligase UPL1-like isoform X2 translates to MKLKRRRALEVPPRIRSFIDGVTAVPLEDIEEPLKGFIWEFDKGDFHHWVDLFNHFDSFFEKHIKSRKDLQVEDNFLDSDPPFPKEAVVQILRVIRIILENCTNKHFYSSYEHLCLLLASTDPDVVEACLQTLAAFLKKAIGKYSIRDASMSSKLFALAQGWGGKEEGLGLIATAVQDGCDPVAYELGCALHFEFYASSELSCELPAVEHSMQGLQIIHLPDINSCLETDLELLSNLVAEYKVPTSLRFSLLTRLRFARAFGSLASRQQYTCIRLYAFIVLVQASGDADDLVSFFNTEPEFVNELVSLLSYEDAVPEKIRILCLLSLVALCQDRSRQPSVLTVVTSGGHRGILSSLMQKAIDSVISDASKWSVVFAEALLSLVTVLVSSSSGCSAMREAGFIPTLLPLLKDTNPQHLHLVSTAVHILEAFMDYSNPAAALFRDLGGLDDTISRLKVEVSRIENGSKQQGESSDCGGRSKQVVAGASNELDDLQPLYSEALVSYHRRLLTKALLRAISLGTYAPGNTTRVYSSEESLPCCLRIIFQRAKDFGGGVFSLAATVMSDLIHKDPTCFPVLDAAGLPSAFLDAIMDGVLCSSDAITCIPQCLDALCLNNNGLQSVKDRNALRCFVKIFTSRMYLRALTSDTSVSLSSGLDELMRHAASLRGPGVDMLIEILNAILRIGSGVDASYLSTDPSCSSTAVPMETDGEERNLVLSDDREASKMDNSDQTTEPSADSSIVNIESFLSDCVSNVARLLETILQNADTCRIFVEKKGIEAVLQLFTLPLMPLAVSVGQNISIAFKNFSPQHSASLAREVCSFLREHLKSTNELLASVGGTQLAMVESALQTKVLRYLCSLEGILSLSNFLLKGTTSVVSELGTADADVLRDLGSAYREIIWQISLCNDSKVDEKKNADQVPESSEAAPSNAIGRESDDDLNIPVVRYMNPVSLRNGSQSLWAGDRDFLSVVRSGEGLHRRSRHGLTRIRGRTGRHLEALNIDSEVPSNVPETSSQDLKKKSPDVLVLEILNKLASTLRSFFTSLVKGFTSPNRRRADSGSLSSASKTLGTGLAKVFFEALSFSGNSTSVGLDVSLSVKCRYLGKVVDDMASITFDSRRRTCYTAMVNNFYVHGTFKELLTTFEATSQLLWTLPHTIPTSGVENEKAGEVSKLSHSAWLLDTLQSYCRVLEYFVNSSLLLPPNSASQAQLLVQPVAVGLSIGLFPVPRDPEVFVRMLQSQVLDVILPIWNHPRFPGCSLGFIASILSLVTHVYSGVGDVKRNRSGIAGTTSHRFMPPPPDEATIATIVEMGFTRARAEEALRRGETNSVEMAMEWLFSHAEDPVQEDDELARALALSLGSSSETSKVDNVDKSIDVLTENGHMKAPPVDDILVASVKLFQSSDTLAFPLTDLFVTLCNRNKGEDRPRVASYLIQQLKLCPLDFSKDTGALSMLSHIITLLLFEDGNTRGIAAESGIVSAAVDILINFKARNESGNELLVPRCISALLLILDNMLQSRPKICSESMEGTQAGSLLDSSGDLASFSVPTSVQGKKPASNAPMKDSGTAFEKILGKATGYLTAEESHKVLLVACDLIKQHVPAVIMQAVLQLCARLTKTHSLALQFLENGGLAALFSLPRSCFFPGYDTVASAIVRHLLEDPQTLQTAMELEIRQTLTGNGHARWVSARTFLTSMAPVISRDPVVFMKASGAVCQLETSGGRTFVVLSKEKEKEKDKSKTSVVEAGLSSNECVRISENKIHDGSGKCSKGHKKIPANLTQVMDQLLDIVLKYPSAKSHEGNVNNLSSMEVDEPATKVKGKSKVDETMKLESDSERSAGLAKVTFVLKLLSDILLMYVHAVGVILKRDLELCQLRGSNPLDSPGNEGGVIHHILHRLLPLSIDKSAGPDEWRGKLSEKASWFMVVLCGRSGEGRKRVIGELVKSLSSFSNLESNSTKSILLPDKVVCAFVDLVYSILSKNSTSSNLPSSSGCSPDIAKSMIDGGTVQCLTGILQVIDLDHPDAAKIVNLILKALECLTRAANASEQIFKSDGTNKKKPMGLSGRPDDQSTAPSAAHTVEHNQNTNRQEEARVAEESEQQNQEASQNEVNHDANPNESVEQDMRIEVEDTTVTNPPVELGMDFMREEMEEGGVLHNTDQIDINFRVENRADDDMGDEDDDMGDDDEDDEVEDEDEDIAEDGGGMMSLADTDVEDHDDAGLGDDYNDEMIDEEDDDFHENRVIEVRWREALDGLDHLQVLGQPGSAGGLIDVAAEPFEGVNVDDLFGLRRPLGFERRRQTGGRSSFERSVAEVNGFQHPLLLRPSQSGDLVSMWSSGGNSSRDVEALSSGSFDIAHFYMFDAPVLPFDNVPSSLFGDRLGGAAPPPLTDYSVGMDSLQLPGRRGPGDGRWTDDGQPQAGAQAAAIAQAVEEHFISQLHSVAPPNSTDERQSQNSGVQEKQPDAPPSNNDPVAVEGANTNSQREGQHQENGDETMLNPMVESVTRGEQVDPEAIHAGECLQALEPMLIQPFSLNTTPNGHDNMEIGEGNGSADEQVGTMPEFVNSSTDCHDDSQCDGGSEAPASLHNVLLQATDCDGSSRTDEQASNQGLEISGLPMPNSEDCHAFPILASIDVDMNNIDVGGNQSEQPVLDVMDEPSSRQNTLVALDSSLAEQTSVNSEVPGANAIDPTFLDALPDDLRAEVLASQQAQPIQPPTYAPPSAEDIDPEFLAALPPDIQAEVLAQQRAQRVSQQAEGQPVDMDNASIIATFPADLREEVLLTSSEAVLSALPSPLLAEAQMLRDRAMSHYQARSLFGSSHRLYNRRNGLGFDRQTVMDRGVGITLGRRTASTIADGLKVKEIEGEPLLDVNALKALVRLLRLAQPLGKGLLQRLLLNLCAHSVTRAILVRLLLDMIKPEAEGSVSGLATINSQRLYGCQSNVVYGRSQLLDGLPPLVLRRTFEIFTYLATNHSAVANMLFYFDPSLVPEHLSPICTEAKKDKGKEKIVEGLSSMPLGSSLDGDTPLILFLKLLNRPLFLRSTAHLEQVMGLLQAVVYNAASKLEYQPQSEAATANPQDLPGNGASADAQKDPPLSEPESKQDDKHAGAESTASDEKRSIDMYNIFLRLPQSELRNLCNLLGREGLSDKVYTLAGEVLKKLASVVAPHRKLFTSELSESARGLSSSAVNELVTLRKTHMLGLSAGSMAGAAILRVLQALSLLASSSINESTGFKSDGEQEEQATMKRLNVALEPLWQELSDCISVTETQLGQSSFSQTMSNINVGEHVQGTTSSSPLPPGTQRLLPFIEAFFVLCEKLQANQSITHQDHANATAREVNESARSSAFLITKCGVDSQKKLDGGFTFTRFAEKHRRLLNAFIRQNPGLLEKSLSMLLKAPRLIDFDNKRAYFRSKIRQQHEQNLSGPLRISVRRAYVLEDSYNQLRMRPSRDLKGRLNVQFQGEEGIDAGGLTREWYQLLSRVIFDKGALLFTTVGNNATFQPNPNSVYQTEHLSYFKFVGRVVAKALFDGQLLDVYFTRSFYKHILDAKVTYHDIEAVDPDYYKNLKWMLENDVNDILDLTFSMDADEEKHILYGKNEVTDYELKPGGRNIRVTEETKHEYVDLVAGHILTNAIRPQITSFLEGFDELVPRELISIFNDKELELLISGLPEIDLDDLKANTDYTGYTAASIVIQWFWEVVQAFNKEDMARLLQFVTGTSKVPLEGFKALQGISGPQKFQIHKAYGAPDRLPSAHTCFNQLDLPEYTSKEQLQERLLLAIHEANEGFGFG, encoded by the exons ATGAAGTTGAAGCGAAGGAGGGCATTAGAAGTG CCTCCAAGAATTAGATCCTTCATCGATGGTGTTACTGCTGTTCCACTTGAGGATATTGAAGAACCCCTCAAAGGTTTCATTTGGGAGTTTGATAAG GGAGACTTCCATCATTGGGTGGATCtttttaatcattttgattcattttttgagAAGCACATAAAATCAAGAAAGGATTTGCAGGTTGAGGATAATTTTCTGGACTCTGATCCTCCCTTCCCAAAAGAAGCTGTTGTTCAAATTCTTCGTGTTATAAGAATAATTTTGGAGAATTGCACAAATAAGCACTTCTATAGTTCTTATGAG CATCTTTGTTTACTGCTTGCTTCAACTGATCCGGATGTTGTTGAGGCATGCCTGCAGACTTTGGctgcttttttgaaaaaagcaaTTGGCAAGTACTCCATTAGAGATGCTTCCATGAGTTCAAAGTTATTTGCTCTTGCACAAGGTTGGGGGGGAAAGGAAGAGGGGCTTGGGTTGATTGCAACTGCTGTACAGGATGGTTGTGACCCTGTTGCCTATGAATTGGGTTGCGCCCTGCATTTTGAATTCTATGCTTCCAGTGAGTTGTCATGTGAACTCCCAGCTGTAGAACATTCAATGCAGGGTTTACAAATCATTCATCTACCTGACATCAATAGTTGCCTAGAGACTGATCTAGAGCTCTTAAGCAATTTAGTTGCAGAATACAAAGTACCCACCAGTTTAAGATTTTCTCTATTGACAAGATTGCGGTTTGCAAGGGCTTTTGGCTCTTTAGCTTCTCGGCAGCAGTATACCTGCATCCGTTTGTATGCCTTCATAGTTCTTGTTCAAGCAAGCGGTGATGCAGATGACCTAGTATCTTTCTTTAACACCGAGCCTGAGTTTGTCAATGAGTTAGTGTCGTTGTTAAGCTATGAAGATGCAGTTCCCGAGAAGATTCGAATTCTATGCTTGCTTTCTTTGGTTGCTCTTTGTCAAGATAGGTCTCGTCAGCCTTCTGTGTTGACTGTTGTCACATCTGGTGGTCACCGTGGAATCCTATCCAGCCTAATGCAAAAGGCCATTGACTCCGTTATTAGTGATGCCTCGAAGTGGTCTGTAGTTTTTGCCGAGGCTCTGTTATCCCTTGTCACTGTTTTGGTTTCATCTTCTTCAGGTTGCTCAGCCATGCGCGAAGCAGGATTTATTCCTACTCTTCTACCCCTCCTTAAAGATACAAATCCGCAACACTTGCATTTGGTAAGCACAGCTGTGCACATTCTAGAAGCTTTTATGGATTACAGCAATCCAGCTGCTGCGTTGTTCAGAGACTTGGGCGGTTTGGATGATACCATCTCTCGTCTGAAGGTGGAAGTGTCACGCATAGAAAATGGTTCAAAGCAACAAGGTGAAAGTTCTGATTGTGGTGGGAGGAGTAAGCAAGTGGTTGCAGGTGCCTCCAATGAGCTAGATGATTTGCAGCCTCTGTATTCTGAAGCATTAGTTTCGTATCACAGGCGATTGCTGACGAAAGCTTTACTGCGTGCTATATCCCTTGGAACTTATGCCCCTGGAAATACCACACGTGTTTATAGCTCAGAGGAGAGTTTGCCTTGTTGCTTACGCATAATTTTTCAAAGGGCAAAAGATTTTGGTGGTGGGGTGTTTTCACTTGCAGCTACTGTCATGAGTGATTTGATTCACAAAGATCCCACTTGTTTTCCTGTCTTAGATGCAGCTGGGCTTCCTTCTGCCTTCTTGGATGCTATAATGGATGGTGTTCTATGCTCATCTGATGCCATAACATGCATACCTCAGTGTTTGGATGCTTTGTGCCTAAACAATAATGGCCTTCAGTCCGTTAAAGATCGCAATGCTTTGAGgtgttttgtgaaaatatttacTTCAAGAATGTATTTGCGTGCCCTCACTAGTGACACCTCTGTATCCTTGTCTAGTGGACTGGATGAACTAATGCGCCATGCAGCTTCATTGCGCGGGCCTGGAGTGGATATGTTGATCGAGATCTTGAATGCCATATTGAGAATTGGATCTGGGGTTGATGCTTCTTACTTGTCAACTGATCCTTCATGCTCTTCCACTGCTGTTCCCATGGAAACTGATGGTGAAGAGAGGAACTTGGTTCTTTCAGATGATAGGGAAGCATCCAAGATGGATAATTCAGACCAGACCACCGAGCCATCTGCTGATTCCTCAATAGTAAATATCGAGTCATTCCTGTCTGACTGTGTGAGCAATGTTGCTCGTCTTCTGGAAACAATACTGCAGAATGCTGATACATGTCGTATATTTGTAGAGAAGAAGGGGATTGAAGCTGTTCTGCAGTTATTTACTTTGCCTTTAATGCCTCTGGCAGTGTCTGTTGGTCAGAATATCTCCATTGCCTTTAAGAACTTCTCACCACAGCATTCAGCTTCTCTTGCTCGGGAAGTATGCTCATTTCTGAGGGAGCATCTGAAATCAACAAATGAACTCCTAGCTTCAGTTGGAGGGACTCAGCTTGCCATGGTTGAATCTGCATTGCAAACTAAGGTTTTGAGATATCTTTGCAGTCTTGAAGGCATTCTGTCCCTATCTAATTTTTTGCTGAAGGGGACTACTAGTGTGGTCTCAGAGCTTGGCACTGCAGATGCTGATGTATTGAGAGATCTTGGGAGTGCATACAGGGAAATAATCTGGCAAATTTCTTTATGTAATGACTCCAAAGTGGATGAGAAGAAGAATGCCGACCAAGTACCTGAGAGTTCAGAGGCAGCTCCATCTAATGCTATTGGAAGAGAGAGTGATGATGATTTAAATATTCCAGTGGTGAGATACATGAACCCTGTTTCCCTCAGGAATGGTTCTCAATCTCTATGGGCTGGTGACAGGGATTTTCTGTCAGTTGTTCGTTCTGGTGAAGGTTTGCACCGTCGTAGTCGACATGGGTTGACACGCATTCGGGGAAGAACAGGGAGGCATCTGGAGGCTTTGAACATTGATTCTGAAGTTCCGTCTAATGTACCGGAGACATCTTCCcaggatttgaaaaagaaaagtccTGATGTTCTTGTTTTGGAAATTCTTAACAAGCTTGCTTCAACTTTGCGCTCTTTCTTCACATCTCTTGTCAAGGGATTCACATCACCAAACCGTCGTAGAGCTGACTCAGGGTCGTTGAGTTCAGCTTCAAAGACTCTTGGAACTGGACTGGCTAAAGTATTTTTTGAGGCTCTTAGTTTCTCTGGGAATTCTACTTCTGTGGGGCTTGACGTGTCATTATCAGTGAAATGTCGATACCTTGGAAAGGTTGTGGACGACATGGCATCAATAACATTTGACAGCAGGCGACGTACTTGTTATACTGCAATGgtcaataatttttatgttcACGGTACCTTTAAGGAGCTACTGACAACATTTGAAGCTACAAGTCAGTTGTTGTGGACACTGCCACACACTATCCCCACATCAGGTGTTGAGAATGAAAAGGCAGGTGAAGTAAGTAAATTGTCTCATAGTGCATGGCTACTTGATACGTTACAGAGTTATTGCCGGGTGCTTGAGTATTTTGTTAATTCTTCTTTACTATTACCTCCAAACTCTGCATCCCAAGCTCAGCTTCTTGTTCAGCCGGTTGCTGTTGGTCTTTCTATTGGGCTATTTCCGGTTCCAAGGGACCCTGAAGTATTTGTCCGTATGCTGCAATCTCAGGTTCTTGATGTTATACTTCCTATCTGGAACCACCCCAGGTTTCCTGGTTGTAGTCTGGGTTTCATTGCTTCCATTCTTTCACTTGTTACACATGTGTACTCTGGTGTGGGTGATGTGAAACGAAATCGCAGTGGCATTGCAGGGACTACCAGCCATAGATTTATGCCCCCACCACCTGATGAAGCTACTATTGCCACAATTGTTGAGATGGGTTTTACAAGAGCAAGAGCAGAGGAAGCACTAAGACGAGGGGAAACAAATAGTGTTGAAATGGCCATGGAATGGCTGTTTAGTCATGCTGAGGATCCTGTACAGGAGGATGATGAACTAGCTCGGGCACTTGCACTGTCCCTGGGAAGTTCATCAGAAACATCTAAAGTTGATAATGTTGACAAGTCAATAGATGTACTGACGGAAAATGGGCACATGAAGGCACCCCCTGTTGATGATATTCTTGTGGCATCAGTGAAACTATTTCAGAGCAGTGATACATTGGCATTTCCATTAACAGATTTGTTTGTTACGCTTTGCAATCGGAACAAAGGAGAAGATCGTCCAAGAGTGGCATCTTATCTTATTCAGCAGCTGAAGCTTTGCCCTTTGGATTTTTCAAAGGATACTGGTGCACTGAGCATGTTATCACATATTATAACATTACTTCTGTTTGAGGATGGAAATACACGAGGCATTGCTGCAGAGAGTGGTATTGTATCTGCTGCAGTAgatattttgatcaattttaagGCTAGAAATGAGTCAGGAAACGAGCTTCTGGTTCCAAGGTGCATTAGTGCTTTACTGCTTATCTTGGATAACATGCTGCAGTCCCGGCCCAAAATTTGTTCTGAAAGTATGGAAGGAACTCAAGCAGGGTCTCTGCTGGATTCGTCAGGAGATCTTGCTTCCTTTTCAGTTCCTACATCGGTTCAAGGGAAAAAACCAGCTTCAAATGCCCCTATGAAAGACTCTGGTACagcatttgaaaaaatattgggGAAAGCGACTGGATATTTGACTGCTGAAGAGAGTCATAAGGTGCTGCTAGTTGCTTGTGACTTGATAAAACAGCATGTCCCAGCTGTGATCATGCAGGCTGTTCTACAATTATGTGCTCGGTTGACAAAAACTCACTCACTAGCTTTACAGTTTCTTGAAAATGGAGGTTTGGCTGCTCTTTTTAGTCTTCCAAGAAGTTGTTTTTTCCCTGGATATGACACTGTTGCATCTGCTATTGTGAGACATCTCCTTGAAGATCCTCAAACACTGCAAACAGCTATGGAATTAGAGATACGACAAACTTTGACTGGAAATGGGCATGCTAGGTGGGTGTCTGCGCGGACTTTTTTGACATCAATGGCACCTGTTATCTCCAGGGATCCTGTGGTTTTCATGAAAGCCAGCGGTGCTGTTTGCCAGTTGGAGACATCTGGAGGTAGGACCTTTGTTGTGTTATCcaaggaaaaagagaaggaaaaggaCAAATCAAAGACCTCTGTTGTTGAAGCTGGATTATCTTCCAATGAATGTGTTCGAAtttctgaaaataaaattcatgatGGATCAGGAAAATGCTCTAAGGGCCACAAAAAAATCCCTGCCAATCTCACTCAAGTAATGGATCAACTTCTTGATATAGTCTTAAAATACCCATCAGCAAAAAGCCATGAAGGTAATGTGAATAACTTATCTTCTATGGAGGTTGATGAACCTGCTACAAAGGTGAAGGGTAAATCAAAGGTTGATGAGACAATGAAATTAGAGTCCGATTCTGAAAGATCTGCAGGGCTTGCTAAGGTGACTTTTGTCCTCAAGTTATTAAGTGACATTCTTCTGATGTATGTACATGCAGTTGGAGTTATACTTAAGCGGGATCTGGAATTGTGTCAACTCCGGGGATCTAATCCTCTGGATAGTCCTGGAAATGAGGGGGGAGTAATTCATCATATTTTACATCGGTTACTTCCACTTTCTATTGATAAATCTGCAGGACCTGATGAATGGAGAGGCAAGTTGTCTGAAAAAGCTTCATGGTTCATGGTTGTTCTGTGTGGTCGATCTGGTGAAGGTCGTAAGCGAGTAATTGGTGAACTTGTGAAATCCTTATCCTCATTTTCAAACTTAGAGAGCAATTCTACCAAGAGCATTTTATTGCCAGATAAGGTCGTCTGTGCTTTTGTTGATTTGGTGTATTCTATTTTGTCAAAAAACTCAACGTCCAGTAACTTGCCTAGCAGTTCTGGATGTTCACCTGACATAGCAAAAAGCATGATAGATGGAGGAACGGTTCAATGCTTGACTGGCATTCTTCAAGTGATTGATTTGGACCATCCTGATGCTGCTAAAATTGTGAATCTTATACTTAAGGCCTTGGAATGTTTGACGAGGGCTGCTAATGCTAGTgaacaaatttttaaatctgatGGTACAAACAAGAAAAAACCCATGGGTTTAAGTGGAAGACCTGATGATCAGTCAACTGCACCATCAGCTGCTCACACTGTGGAGCATAATCAAAATACAAACAGACAAGAGGAAGCCAGAGTTGCAGAGGAGAGTGAACAACAGAATCAAGAAGCTTCTCAAAATGAAGTTAACCATGATGCAAATCCTAATGAGTCTGTAGAGCAAGATATGAGAATAGAAGTGGAGGATACAACGGTTACCAATCCACCTGTGGAGCTTGGGATGGATTTTATGCGTGAAGAGATGGAAGAGGGTGGTGTTTTGCACAACACTGACCAAATTGATATAAATTTTCGTGTTGAGAACAGAGCGGATGATGATATGGGTGATGAGGATGATGACATGGGTGATGATGACGAGGATGATGAGGTtgaggatgaggatgaggatATAGCAGAAGATGGTGGGGGCATGATGTCTCTTGCTGATACGGATGTGGAAGACCATGATGATGCGGGCTTGGGTGATGactataatgatgagatgattgATGAAGAGGACGATGATTTTCACGAGAATCGCGTCATAGAGGTAAGATGGAGGGAGGCCCTTGATGGGTTAGATCATTTGCAGGTACTTGGACAACCTGGGTCTGCAGGTGGTCTAATTGATGTTGCAGCTGAACCTTTCGAAGGAGTTAATGTGGATGACCTTTTTGGTCTTCGGAGGCCTTTAGGATTTGAGCGCCGCCGTCAGACAGGTGGTAGGTCTTCCTTTGAGCGATCTGTTGCAGAAGTGAATGGTTTTCAGCATCCCCTTCTTTTAAGACCATCCCAGTCAGGGGACCTGGTTTCAATGTGGTCATCAGGTGGGAATTCATCCAGAGATGTGGAAGCTCTGTCATCTGGGAGTTTTGACATAGCTCATTTCTACATGTTTGATGCTCCTGTTCTTCCATTTGATAATGTTCCAAGCAGTCTCTTTGGTGACCGTTTGGGTGGGGCAGCACCCCCACCTTTGACTGATTATTCTGTAGGCATGGACTCCTTGCAGTTACCAGGACGAAGAGGCCCTGGTGATGGTCGGTGGACTGATGATGGCCAGCCACAAGCTGGTGCTCAAGCTGCTGCTATTGCACAGGCGGTAGAGGAACATTTCATTTCTCAATTGCACAGTGTAGCTCCTCCCAACAGTACTGATGAAAGGCAGTCCCAAAATTCCGGAGTGCAGGAGAAGCAACCAGATGCCCCTCCATCCAATAATGATCCGGTAGCAGTGGAGGGTGCTAACACTAACAGTCAAAGAGAAGGGCAGCATCAAGAAAATGGTGATGAGACCATGCTCAACCCCATGGTTGAGAGTGTAACCCGTGGAGAGCAAGTTGATCCAGAAGCCATTCATGCAGGTGAATGTTTACAGGCACTTGAGCCTATGCTGATCCAACCATTTTCACTGAACACTACACCAAATGGTCATGACAACATGGAAATTGGTGAAGGAAATGGCAGTGCTGATGAGCAGGTAGGGACAATGCCAGAGTTTGTCAACTCATCGACTGACTGTCATGATGATTCACAATGTGATGGGGGTTCTGAAGCTCCTGCGAGTCTCCATAATGTGCTACTTCAGGCCACTGATTGTGATGGATCTTCAAGAACTGATGAACAGGCCAGTAATCAGGGTTTGGAAATTTCTGGTTTGCCAATGCCTAATTCTGAAGATTGTCATGCATTTCCCATCCTCGCAAGTATTGATGTTGATATGAATAATATTGATGTTGGTGGAAATCAATCTGAGCAACCTGTGCTTGATGTTATGGATGAGCCTTCGTCAAGACAAAATACCCTGGTTGCTCTTGACTCTAGTCTGGCTGAGCAGACTAGTGTGAATAGTGAGGTTCCTGGTGCTAATGCTATTGATCCCACCTTCTTGGACGCACTTCCTGATGATCTGCGGGCAGAAGTACTAGCTTCCCAGCAAGCTCAGCCTATTCAGCCTCCAACTTATGCACCGCCTTCTGCCGAAGATATTGATCCTGAGTTTTTAGCTGCTCTTCCTCCTGATATTCAAGCAGAAGTTTTGGCCCAACAACGAGCTCAGAGGGTGTCACAGCAGGCTGAAGGACAACCAGTTGACATGGACAATGCTTCAATCATTGCGACTTTTCCTGCTGATTTGCGTGAAGAG GTACTTCTGACTTCATCAGAAGCAGTTCTGTCTGCTTTGCCCTCTCCATTACTCGCTGAAGCCCAAATGTTAAGGGACCGAGCTATGAGTCATTATCAAGCTCGCAGCCTTTTTGGAAGCAGCCACAGGCTATATAATCGGAGGAATGGGTTGGGTTTTGACAGACAGACCGTGATGGACAGGGGTGTGGGAATTACACTAGGCCGGAGGACAGCTTCCACCATTGCAGATGGCTTGAAGGTGAAGGAAATTGAAGGTGAGCCACTTCTGGATGTAAATGCATTGAAAGCTCTTGTCCGACTCCTACGATTAGCTCAG CCCCTTGGCAAAGGTCTCTTGCAGAGACTCTTGTTAAACCTTTGTGCACACAGTGTTACGAGAGCAATACTAGTTCGTCTTTTGCTTGATATGATCAAGCCTGAGGCTGAAGGCTCAGTCAGTGGATTGGCAACAATAAACTCCCAGAGGCTATATGGCTGTCAGTCAAATGTTGTGTATGGTCGGTCCCAGTTGTTGGATG GTCTTCCTCCACTGGTCTTGCGTCgaacttttgagattttcaCATACTTGGCTACTAATCATTCTGCTGTTGCCAATATGTTATTCTACTTTGATCCTTCACTTGTTCCAGAGCATCTGAGTCCAATATGTACAGAAGCCAAGAAGGATAAAGGCAAGGAGAAAATTGTGGAAGGACTTTCATCAATGCCTTTGGGGAGCTCTCTGGATGGGGATACTCCGTTGATACTGTTCTTGAAGCTTTTGAATCGACCACTTTTTCTGCGCAGCACTGCTCACCTTGAGCAG GTCATGGGCCTTCTTCAAGCAGTTGTTTATAATGCAGCATCAAAATTAGAGTACCAGCCGCAATCTGAAGCGGCAACAGCAAATCCCCAAGATTTGCCAGGCAATGGAGCTTCTGCTGATGCCCAAAAAGATCCTCCTTTATCAGAACCAGAGTCTAAGCAAGACGATAAACATGCTGGTGCCGAGTCAACAGCTTCAGATGAAAAGAGGAGCATTgatatgtataatatttttttgcgATTGCCCCAATCAGAACTCCGAAATCTGTGCAATCTTCTTGGTCGTGAGGG GCTTTCAGATAAAGTGTATACGCTGGCTGGTGAGGTGTTGAAGAAGTTGGCCTCAGTTGTTGCACCGCATCGAAAGTTATTTACTTCAGAGCTTTCTGAATCAGCCCGTGGATTGAGCAGTTCTGCCGTCAATGAGCTTGTCACTCTGCGGAAAACACACATGCTGGGTTTGAGTGCTGGGTCCATGGCTGGTGCAGCAATCCTACGTGTGCTACAAGCACTCAGCTTACTCGCTTCATCTAGCATTAATGAGAGTACAGGATTCAAGAGTGATGGAGAGCAGGAGGAGCAGGCTACTATGAAAAGGCTGAATGTTGCACTTGAGCCTTTGTGGCAAGAGTTGAGTGATTGCATAAGTGTGACTGAGACACAGTTGGGTCAAAGCTCCTTCTCTCAGACTATGTCAAATATAAATGTTGGGGAGCATGTCCAAGGCACGACTTCTTCATCTCCCCTTCCTCCTGGAACCCAGAGACTGTTGCCCTTCATCGAGGCATTCTTTGTATTGTGCGAAAAGCTACAAGCAAACCAGTCCATCACACATCAAGATCATGCCAATGCAACTGCAAGGGAAGTCAACGAATCTGCCAGGAGTTCAGCCTTTTTAATCACAAAGTGTGGTGTGGATTCTCAGAAGAAGCTTGATGGTGGATTTACGTTTACAAGGTTTGCTGAGAAGCATCGCCGGCTATTGAATGCTTTTATTCGACAGAACCCTGGTTTATTAGAAAAATCTCTTTCTATGCTGCTGAAGGCACCAAGGCTAATTGATTTTGACAATAAGCGAGCTTATTTCCGTTCAAAAATCCGGCAGCAGCATGAACAGAACCTTTCTGGCCCATTGAGGATAAGTGTTCGGAGGGCTTATGTTTTGGAGGACTCATACAATCAGTTGCGGATGCGTCCCAGTCGTGACCTAAAGGGACGATTGAATGTGCAGTTTCAGGGTGAAGAGGGTATTGATGCTGGAGGTCTGACTAGAGAATGGTATCAATTACTGTCAAGGGTTATATTTGACAAGGGGGCATTGCTTTTCACTACTGTGGGAAACAATGCAACGTTCCAGCCAAACCCCAATTCTGTCTACCAGACGGAACATCTTTCTTACTTCAAGTTTGTGGGCCGAGTG GTTGCAAAGGCACTGTTTGACGGGCAACTTTTGGATGTTTATTTTACTCGATCATTCTATAAGCACATACTTGATGCCAAGGTGACTTACCATGATATAGAGGCAGTTGATCCTGATTACTACAAGAATTTGAAGTGGATGTTAGAG AATGATGTGAATGACATTCTTGACCTGACATTTAGCATGGATGCGGATGAGGAAAAGCATATCCTTTATGGGAAAAATGAG GTTACTGATTACGAGCTTAAACCTGGAGGAAGAAACATAAGGGTTACAGAAGAGACAAAGCACGAGTATGTTGATCTTGTTGCTGGACATATCTTGACAAATGCCATCCGTCCTCAAATTACTTCCTTTTTAGAGGGCTTCGACGAATTGGTACCTCGAGaacttatttctatttttaatgataAGGAGCTCGAGCTACTTATAAGTGGACTTCCAGAGATTGATT TGGATGATTTGAAGGCCAACACAGATTACACTGGCTATACAGCAGCATCTATTGTTATTCAATGGTTTTGGGAGGTTGTTCAGGCTTTTAACAAGGAAGACATGGCAAGACTGCTGCAATTCGTCACTGGAACATCGAAG GTCCCTTTGGAGGGTTTTAAGGCTTTACAAGGCATCTCTGGCCCTCAAAAGTTTCAGATTCACAAGGCCTATGGAGCTCCCGATCGGCTGCCCTCAGCTCATACATG CTTTAATCAACTTGATCTTCCCGAGTATACCTCCAAGGAACAGCTTCAAGAGCGCCTGCTACTTGCTATCCATGAAGCCAATGAAGGGTTTGGCTTTGGCTGA